One Megachile rotundata isolate GNS110a chromosome 5, iyMegRotu1, whole genome shotgun sequence genomic region harbors:
- the KFase gene encoding kynurenine formamidase — protein sequence MSISDHEANYTPTKWSKRFDQMRILVQHYKLAKNVTENSRKNLECELDIAYGTTDRTKYDIFGTDLPKDAPLFVFIHGGYWQEGSKDTAAFAAPVFTRKGVKVVTIGYDLCPHVNFEDIMSQIKMAVEQILKFAFSLGSRGVWISGHSAGAHLASSLLFDQLWMEKMAEKGCLSLLKGIVLISGIYNLNQLVNTTIINNLKLTKDEIKAYSLTTLDIKNNKPIQGLKVIVTVGECESPGFINESRECVQKLITVVDNVQYILLRDNIDHFNIVENFTDEEFILTKVILNSIFYNS from the exons ATGTCTATTTCC GATCATGAAGCTAATTATACTCCGACTAAATGGAGCAAAAGATTTGATCAAATGCGTATATTGGTGCAACATTACAAATTGGctaaaaatg TAACTGAAAATTctcgtaaaaatttggaatgcgAACTGGATATTGCATATGGAACAACAGATCGAACTAAATATGATATATTTGGCACCGATTTACCAaaag aCGCTccattatttgtatttattcatGGAGGTTATTGGCAAGAAGGCAGCAAAGACACAGCTGCATTTGCGGCTCCTGTTTTTACTCGCAAAGGGGTCAAAGTTGTTACTATCGGTTATGATTTATGTCCCCACG TTAATTTTGAGGATATAATGTCACAAATAAAAATGGCAGTggaacaaatattgaaattcgctTTCAGTCTTGGTAGTCG GGGTGTTTGGATTTCTGGTCATAGTGCTGGTGCACATTTAGCTTCAAGTCTTTTGTTTGATCAATTATGGATGGAAAAAATGGCAGAAAAAGGATGTTTAAGCTTATTAAAAGGCATTGTATTAATAAGCGggatatataatttaaaccaGCTGGTTAATACtactattattaacaatttgaaaCTAACAAA AGACGAAATCAAGGCATACAGTTTGACTACTTTAGATATCAAAAACAATAAGCCAATTCAAGGAttaaaagttattgtaactgttGGAGAATGTGAATCACCGGGATTCATTAATGAATCACGAGAATGTGTTCAG aaacTTATTACAGTAGTGGACAACGTTCAATATATTTTACTTCGAGATAATATCGATCACTTTAATATCGTTGAAAATTTTACAGatgaagaatttattttaacaaaagtgatactgaattctatattttataattcatga
- the Inx2 gene encoding innexin 2: MFDVFGSVKGLLKLDTVCIDNNVFRLHYKATVIILIAFSLLVTSRQYIGDPIDCIVDEIPLHVMDTYCWIYSTFTIPDRTGVVGKDIVQPGVASHVEGDDEIKYHKYYQWVCFTLFFQAILFYVPRYLWKTWEGGRIKMLVLDLNCPVMSEECKTERRKLLVDYFSNNLHTQNFYAFRFFLCEVLNFINVVGQIYFMDFFLDGEFTTYGSDVVKFTEMEPEERIDPMSRVFPKVTKCTFHKYGASGTVQKFDGLCVLPLNIVNEKIYVFLWFWFIILSVLSGLTLAYRAAVIAGPKLRLVLLRARSRLSPQEDIELIAKNCQIGDWFILYQLGKNIDPLVYQQLVSELALKLQGKEPV; encoded by the coding sequence ATGTTTGACGTATTCGGCTCCGTGAAGGGCTTGTTGAAGCTCGATACCGTGTGCATCGACAACAATGTGTTCCGGCTGCACTACAAAGCGACGGTGATTATATTAATCGCTTTCTCGTTGTTGGTCACGTCGAGACAGTACATAGGAGACCCCATAGATTGTATCGTGGATGAAATACCGCTTCACGTGATGGATACGTACTGCTGGATCTACTCGACGTTTACGATTCCCGACCGAACCGGTGTCGTCGGTAAAGATATCGTGCAACCTGGCGTAGCATCTCACGTTGAGGGTGACGACGAAATAAAGTACCACAAATATTATCAGTGGGTGTGTTTTACTCTCTTCTTCCAAGCGATACTGTTCTACGTACCCCGTTACCTGTGGAAGACTTGGGAGGGTGGCAGGATCAAGATGTTGGTGTTGGATCTTAATTGTCCGGTGATGAGCGAGGAATGTAAAACGGAAAGGAGAAAGTTGCTGGTCGACTATTTTTCCAATAACTTGCATACACAAAATTTTTATGCATTCCGATTTTTCCTCTGCGAGGTGCTGAATTTCATTAATGTGGTCGGCCAAATTTACTTTATGGACTTCTTCTTGGATGGGGAGTTCACCACCTACGGTTCGGATGTGGTGAAATTCACGGAAATGGAACCGGAGGAGAGGATCGACCCCATGTCTCGTGTATTCCCGAAGGTCACCAAATGCACCTTCCACAAATATGGTGCGTCCGGCACGGTGCAGAAGTTCGACGGGCTGTGTGTACTGCCATTGAACATCGTCAATGAGAAGATTTACGTGTTTCTCTGGTTCTGGTTCATCATTCTGTCCGTGTTGAGCGGTTTAACGCTGGCCTATCGTGCCGCGGTCATAGCCGGACCAAAACTTCGTCTAGTGCTGCTGCGTGCTCGATCGCGACTCTCCCCGCAAGAAGACATCGAATTGATCGCGAAAAACTGCCAGATCGGTGACTGGTTCATTCTTTATCAGCTCGGGAAGAACATAGATCCATTGGTATATCAACAACTCGTCTCGGAACTGGCCCTAAAACTTCAGGGAAAAGAACCCGTTTAG